The following are encoded in a window of Heterodontus francisci isolate sHetFra1 chromosome 2, sHetFra1.hap1, whole genome shotgun sequence genomic DNA:
- the LOC137380838 gene encoding G patch domain-containing protein 8 has product MSPDHENDLGLTPMPLGRCTRYLPTTEDSCSNQKLPLYVDKTYLDYAGKEKAIAKALEDLKANFYCELCDKQYHKHQEFDNHINSYDHAHKQRLKELKQREFARNVASRSRKDEKKQEKALKRLHQLAELRKQSECAPGSGPMFKPTTVAIDNRSKRAAAGSIAKGRDSGRKSNTRASFKKEEALKKNLENSLQCPPCGNQCAHDKSTPQIQGQLGLKPFNLFTNKSSPCIPTHKGSVSFSFSKKAPLKLESSASVFNDTIEEKQCGDEPQNHKGKAAAEAEMSERPAAINSTAYTENNEQTKQSQMDSSIGSNPFARVKKLKALMLKENKDEAENQYYCYTPTLCKTKTKFPFLFFMKSSEKADTDKVTAHNDIIKESQTNSSDFKCSTISEIGNGKHKVTDTKKMAAPQLNSPTCQQAAEQKEGETLDQDGWKTKGEEPSMFNEKQTEPILPAKEKLGRVEPSNRPKQITGPFLSVLSRDESTTLQWPSELLLFTQTEPSLSYSCNPLYFDFKLSRNKNRANGITGLEPNKEHQQNTAVAIEGDNGTDVTKVQNRRKENEEDLNKRKTVLSRQSKKRKNHHKSSKKSKQKSEPGHADNVSKKKKGRKCKHNLEKEDEYVWKKADPGYQSTEENLKEEKHSKLTPKRALKGEHSSTGEELEQISSSMIKKQSVSLLDLSNKKQKVSPNNSLSSFKETYEDQRVHKYKHDGLNLNSNDTDSTEEYHRKCRKSSSHCSYEDDSESNRSACRKSRSYSSSHGSSFRSSSDTSSDRSRSSQSSRNYSDRSSDYSLRSRSRHCSKRHRRSHYDYKCHSRLKKKRHSHSSVSSLSSDDDQYNRKRSGSRGRIRSNTHTRIHTCTKGRMHSRSRNSSSSQPHSRSRYRSRSKHSWNRQESPIRDYVSSRHPSLRRLCSRYKEEGGQEISSERQPSHRSSRSFSKDTVYHKKSLHCYRDYHEVKRDKGKQHGTIKNEDTMRNYSPMSPSVLQRNVSIGCSILPLKEMIQDEKTSLLAEHLLEKMQRKKIEEETMTTEDLRSASNSLGLKLKDPPPGYCGPRLPPSMDNLTLLSLVGKLATTKKTGVKKDDNSKGDNSDKADEAEHSEWNENETASVINQDKSLLLKEVHVDKTDIGKGSKCSVIETTEEEQIGLTIYQVQAAQENVIPVPEDTSSVVSSAAAIFTDGSMAVKEENSPTMLYNSSDINSVPMGEVMFDYNTNSENVDEMDPPFMERTKSISPPLASQPIIFTPEEMEKYSKLQLQAQQHIQQQLFAKQVKTFPSSSAGVTFSPVPAFQPVSLQQPSTAAAASSVTTVHHTLLQHHAAATLTAALHPNAHHQAMAQLHHITQPHITPFSFSPIAQAIFPAHPAAFLAGHPLHFIPAAAIHPAHLALHPLPHTALCPTLFAPHPAAAAAAASAIHLHPLLHPLFPGHELQHRSAPNT; this is encoded by the exons AGACTGAAAGAACTAAAGCAAAGAGAATTTGCTCGAAATGTAGCTTCAAGATCAAGAAAAGATGAAAAGAAACAGGAAAAGGCACTGAAACGTCTTCATCAGCTTGCAGAGCTACGGAAACAGTCAGAATG TGCTCCAGGAAGTGGCCCTATGTTCAAACCTACAACCGTGGCCATTGACAATCGCTCAAAAAGAGCTGCTGCTGGATCCATTGCCAAAGGTAGAGATAGTGGAAGAAAGAGCAATACCAGGGCTTCATTCAAAAAAGAAGAGGCACTGAAAAAGAATCTGGAAAATAGCCTGCAATGTCCCCCATGTGGTAATCAGTGTGCTCATGATAAATCTACACCACAGATACAAGGCCAGCTAGGTTTAAAGCCTTTCAATCTGTTCACAAATAAAAGCAGCCCCTGCATCCCCACCCACAAGGGTAGTGTCTCATTTTCTTTCTCCAAAAAAGCTCCATTGAAGCTGGAATCATCAGCTTCAGTTTTCAATGACACCATTGAAGAAAAGCAATGTGGAGATGAACCACAGAATCACAAAGGGAAAGCAGCAGCTGAAGCAGAGATGTCAGAGAGACCTGCAGCGATAAATAGCACTGCATACACTGAAAATAATGAGCAAACCAAACAGTCTCAGATGGACAGTAGCATTGGGAGCAATCCTTTTGCGAGAGTTAAAAAGCTAAAGGCACTCATGTTGAAGGAAAATAAGGATGAAGCAGAAAACCAATATTATTGTTATACTCCTACACTTTGCAAAACCAAGACAAAGTTCCCTTTCTTATTTTTCATGAAATCATCTGAGAAGGCAGATACAGACAAAGTGACAGCTCATAATGACATAATTAAAGAGTCTCAGACTAATAGTTCTGACTTTAAATGTTCCACGATCTCAGAAATTGGCAATGGAAAGCACAAGGTCACAGATACCAAGAAAATGGCTGCACCACAATTGAATTCTCCTACTTGTCAGCAGGCAGCCGAACAAAAGGAAGGGGAAACATTGGATCAGGATGGTTGGAAGACAAAAGGTGAAGAACCATCGATGTTTAATGAAAAACAGACAGAGCCCATATTGCCAGCTAAAGAAAAGTTGGGCAGGGTGGAACCATCAAACAGGCCAAAGCAAATAACTGGACCCTTTCTTTCAGTGCTAAGTAGAGATGAATCAACTACACTTCAGTGGCCGTCTGAACTTTTACTCTTCACTCAGACTGAGCCATCTCTTTCATACAGTTGCAATCCATTGtactttgattttaaactgtcaAGAAATAAAAACCGAGCGAATGGTATTACAGGGCTGGAACCTAATAAGGAGCATCAACAAAATACAGCTGTTGCTATCGAAGGAGATAACGGAACAGACGTAACTAAAGTGCAAAATAGAAGAAAAGAAAATGAGGAAGATCTGAACAAGAGAAAAACAGTACTATCACGCCAATCAAAGAAAAGGAAGAACCACCACAAGTCCAGCAAGAAGTCTAAGCAAAAATCAGAGCCTGGCCATGCAGATAATGTGAGCAaaaaaaagaaaggaagaaagtGCAAACATAATCTGGAAAAAGAGGATGAATATGTATGGAAAAAAGCAGACCCAGGATACCAGAGTACTGAAGAAAATTTGAAAGAAGAAAAGCATTCCAAGCTAACTCCAAAACGAGCTTTAAAGGGTGAGCATTCTAGCACTGGAGAGGAACTGGAACAAATCAGCAGCAGCATGATCAAGAAACAATCAGTTTCTCTTCTTGATTTAAGCAACAAAAAACAGAAGGTTTCACCTAATAATTCTTTAAGTAGTTTCAAAGAAACATATGAAGATCAAAGGGTGCACAAATACAAACATGACGGCCTAAATTTGAACAGCAATGACACTGATAGCACAGAGGAGTACCACAGAAAGTGTCGTAAATCATCTTCACATTGTAGCTATGAAGATGATTCAGAAAGTAATAGAAGTGCTTGTCGAAAATCCAGAAGCTATTCATCTTCACATGGTTCATCATTTAGGTCATCTTCTGATACCTCAAGTGACCGCAGTAGGTCTAGTCAGAGTAGCAGAAATTATTCTGATAGATCAAGTGATTACAGTCTCAGAAGTCGGTCTCGGCATTGTTCAAAAAGACATCGTAGGTCACATTATGATTACAAATGTCATTCCAGACTTAAAAAGAAAAGGCACAGCCATTCGTCAGTGTCATCATTATCTTCTGATGATGACCAGTACAATAGGAAAAGAAGTGGCAGTCGAGGCAGAATCCGAAGTAACACCCATACTCGGATTCACACATGCACAAAAGGCCGAATGCACAGCAGAAGCAGAAACTCCAGCAGTAGCCAACCTCACAGTAGAAGTAGATATAGGAGCAGGTCAAAGCATAGCTGGAATAGACAAGAAAGTCCCATTAGAGATTATGTAAGCAGTAGACATCCCAGTTTGAGAAGATTGTGCTCTAGATATAAGGAAGAGGGCGGGCAAGAAATATCTAGTGAGAGGCAGCCAAGTCACAGGAGCTCCAGGTCTTTCTCAAAAGACACAGTCTATCATAAAAAGTCATTGCATTGCTATCGTGACTATCATGAGGTAAAAAGAGACAAAGGAAAGCAACATGGAACAATAAAGAATGAAGATACAATGCGGAATTACAGCCCAATGTCACCTAGCGTACTCCAGAGGAATGTGAGCATTGGTTGTTCCATTCTTCCATTGAAGGAAATGATTCAAGATGAAAAAACATCCTTGCTAGCAGAGCACCTGTTAGAAAAAATGCAACGTAAAAAAATTGAAGAGGAAACAATGACCACGGAAGACCTAAGATCAGCTTCAAATTCACTGGGTCTAAAGCTAAAGGATCCTCCACCAGGTTATTGTGGCCCCAGGCTTCCTCCGTCCATGGATAATTTGACATTGTTGTCTTTAGTTGGAAAATTAGCTACAACAAAAAAGACAGGTGTGAAAAAAGATGATAATAGTAAAGGCGATAACAGTGACAAAGCAGATGAGGCTGAACACTCAGAATGGAATGAAAATGAAACTGCATCTGTTATTAACCAAGACAAGAGCCTTCTTCTGAAAGAAGTACACGTGGATAAAACAGACATAGGAAAAGGATCAAAGTGTAGTGTAATAGAAACTACTGAGGAGGAACAGATAGGCCTTACTATATACCAAGTACAGGCTGCTCAAGAAAATGTTATCCCAGTCCCTGAAGATACATCCAGTGTTGTTTCCTCTGCTGCAGCTATTTTTACTGATGGTTCAATGGCAGTCAAAGAGGAGAATTCCCCAACGATGCTTTATAATTCTAGTGATATAAATTCTGTTCCAATGGGAGAGGTTATGTTTGATTACAACACTAActcagagaatgttgatgaaatgGACCCTCCATTCATGGAGCGTACTAAATCAATCTCACCCCCTCTGGCTAGTCAACCTATAATTTTCACACCTGAAGAAATGGAAAAATATAGCAAATTACAGTTACAGGCACAGCAGCATATCCAGCAACAGCTCTTTGCCAAACAAGTCAAGACATTCCCATCATCATCAGCAGGGGTTACTTTCTCTCCAGTACCAGCATTTCAACCAgtttcccttcagcaaccttctactgctgctgctgcttcttCTGTTACCACTGTTCACCACACTCTCCTCCAGCATCATGCTGCGGCCACTCTTACAGCTGCTCTCCACCCTAATGCCCACCATCAAGCGATGGCACAGCTTCACCATATCACTCAGCCACATATCACACCCTTCTCTTTTTCTCCAATTGCTCAGGCAATTTTTCCGGCTCACCCTGCCGCCTTCCTAGCCGGCCACCCGCTGCACTTCATCCCTGCAGCTGCTATCCACCCAGCCCACCTGGCACTtcatccactgccacacactgctCTCTGTCCAACTCTGTTTGCCCCTCACCCAGCCGCAGCAGCAGCTGCTGCTTCAGCTATCCACCTCCACCCTTTGCTCCATCCTCTGTTTCCAGGGCACGAACTGCAACATCGCTCTGCTCCAAACACCTGA